Proteins from one Malaya genurostris strain Urasoe2022 chromosome 2, Malgen_1.1, whole genome shotgun sequence genomic window:
- the LOC131429023 gene encoding uncharacterized protein LOC131429023: MRTALKEDLKASAAEATYGTTIRLPGEFFTETKNKLSTPDFITDLKNRMSKLRPTPTSNHSKTTPFIQKELSNCRHVFVKNGSIKPPLTQPYDGPFRVLRRKKKVFIIDICGKKSPTSVDRLKAAFIEANELASKQPKPPPLPVIRKDRQSIFSDTHCFHIGTLRQF; the protein is encoded by the coding sequence ATGAGGACTGCCCTCAAGGAAGACCTTAAAGCCTCAGCCGCTGAAGCAACCTATGGAACAACCATTCGACTACCCGGAGAATTTTTCACCGAAACGAAAAACAAGCTATCTACACCAGATTTCATCACCGACCTGAAGAATAGAATGTCAAAACTACGACCTACTCCGACAAGCAACCATTCGAAGACAACACCTTTCATCCAGAAGGAACTAAGCAACTGCCGCCATGTATTTGTGAAAAACGGATCAATCAAACCACCTTTAACTCAGCCTTATGATGGACCATTCCGAGTACTACGCAGAAAAAAGAAAGTGTTCATCATCGACATTTGTGGAAAGAAATCCCCAACATCCGTCGACAGACTGAAAGCTGCCTTCATCGAAGCCAATGAATTAGCATCAAAACAGCCTAAACCCCCTCCCCTCCCGGTTATCCGAAAGGATCGCCAAAGTATTTTTTCTGATACTCATTGTTTTCATATTGGTACCCTTCGTCAGTTCTAA